A genomic stretch from Bacillus sp. E(2018) includes:
- a CDS encoding HU family DNA-binding protein, with translation MKKMDLVDAVRNATSMNKKESALAVDAVLDAITDALKNGESVQLIGFGTFETRNRNARKGRNPLTGEEIMIQASNVPAFKPGKSLKEAVKAV, from the coding sequence ATGAAAAAGATGGATTTAGTAGATGCAGTTCGAAATGCAACGAGTATGAACAAAAAAGAATCAGCGCTTGCCGTTGATGCAGTGCTAGATGCGATTACAGATGCTTTGAAAAACGGTGAAAGCGTTCAGCTTATCGGTTTCGGAACATTTGAAACAAGAAATCGCAACGCAAGAAAAGGACGTAATCCTCTTACTGGTGAAGAGATTATGATCCAAGCTAGTAACGTGCCTGCTTTCAAGCCAGGTAAATCGCTAAAAGAAGCGGTAAAAGCCGTTTAA